Proteins from a single region of Parasedimentitalea psychrophila:
- a CDS encoding tetratricopeptide repeat protein, translating into MAFAAAAPASAQEAAGAYLAGRAATYDSNFAAAANYYTRALVRDPQNAVLMENVVFAQMALGQLKRAHPVAQRMWDDGINSQIANMVMVGGFAQAQDYQALLDRDPEKQGIGPLVDGLVTAWAQLGAGNVTQALAEFDRVAEDEGLRLFARYHRALALASIGEFDASEALFAADDGRLSKITRRAVLARVQVLSQLGRNEQAMTFLTDAFGSQLDPALSVIYDRLAGDETLPFLQAATVTDGIAEVFYTVASALSGEAANDYVLVYARMAAVLSPSHMDSILLSADLLEKLGRYDLSVATYKLVQPGHPDYHAAELGRAEALRRAAKPDAAIEVLEQLTREVPNQPNVYSSLGDLLRQQEDYAGAVAAYDTALSILDQRKTSSWFILYARGISLERLDQWDRAEADFRAALVLNPDRPEVLNYLGYSLVEKQIKLDEALSMIQRAVKARPDSGYIRDSLGWVLYRLGRYGEASAQMERAAALMPVDPVVNDHLGDVFWAVGRYREAEFQWKRALSFVDPEDLDSEADPERIRRKLEIGLDQVLADEGAEPLKLANDG; encoded by the coding sequence ATGGCATTTGCTGCGGCGGCTCCGGCCTCGGCGCAGGAAGCCGCTGGTGCCTATCTGGCAGGCCGTGCCGCGACCTATGACAGCAATTTTGCAGCGGCGGCCAACTACTATACCCGGGCGCTGGTGCGTGATCCTCAGAACGCAGTGTTGATGGAAAACGTGGTGTTTGCGCAGATGGCGCTGGGCCAGCTGAAACGGGCGCATCCGGTGGCGCAACGCATGTGGGACGACGGTATCAACAGCCAGATTGCCAATATGGTGATGGTTGGCGGCTTTGCCCAGGCGCAGGATTATCAGGCGCTGCTGGATCGCGACCCGGAGAAACAGGGCATTGGCCCGCTGGTGGATGGATTGGTGACAGCCTGGGCCCAGCTCGGCGCGGGCAATGTGACCCAGGCGCTGGCCGAATTTGACCGCGTCGCCGAGGACGAAGGCCTGCGGCTGTTCGCGCGCTACCACCGGGCGCTGGCTCTGGCCTCGATTGGCGAATTCGACGCCTCTGAGGCGCTGTTTGCGGCTGACGATGGCCGGTTGTCCAAGATCACCCGCCGCGCGGTGCTGGCCCGGGTGCAGGTGCTGTCGCAGTTGGGTCGCAATGAACAGGCGATGACCTTCCTGACCGACGCCTTTGGCAGCCAGCTGGATCCGGCGCTGTCGGTCATCTATGACCGCCTTGCCGGGGATGAAACGCTGCCCTTCCTTCAGGCCGCCACGGTCACCGATGGCATTGCCGAGGTGTTCTACACCGTGGCCTCGGCGCTGAGCGGCGAGGCTGCCAATGACTATGTGCTGGTCTATGCCCGCATGGCCGCAGTGCTCAGCCCCTCTCATATGGATTCGATCCTGCTCAGCGCCGACCTGCTGGAGAAACTGGGCCGTTACGATCTGTCAGTGGCCACCTACAAACTGGTGCAGCCGGGTCACCCCGACTATCACGCCGCTGAATTGGGCCGCGCCGAGGCGCTGCGCCGCGCCGCCAAGCCGGACGCCGCGATCGAGGTGCTCGAGCAGCTGACACGGGAGGTCCCCAATCAGCCCAACGTCTATTCGTCACTGGGTGACTTGCTGCGCCAGCAAGAGGATTATGCCGGGGCGGTTGCGGCCTATGACACCGCCCTGTCGATTTTGGATCAGCGAAAGACGTCAAGCTGGTTCATTCTCTATGCCCGCGGCATCAGTCTGGAACGGTTGGACCAATGGGACCGCGCCGAGGCTGATTTCCGCGCCGCCCTGGTGCTGAACCCGGATCGCCCCGAGGTGCTGAACTATCTGGGCTACTCGCTGGTCGAAAAGCAGATCAAGCTGGACGAGGCGCTGAGCATGATCCAGCGCGCGGTCAAAGCCCGCCCCGATTCGGGCTATATCCGGGATTCTCTGGGCTGGGTGCTGTATCGTCTGGGCCGCTACGGCGAGGCCAGCGCGCAGATGGAACGGGCGGCGGCGCTGATGCCGGTTGACCCGGTGGTCAACGATCATCTGGGCGATGTGTTCTGGGCCGTCGGCCGCTATCGCGAGGCTGAATTTCAGTGGAAGCGGGCGCTCTCCTTTGTTGATCCCGAAGATCTCGACAGCGAGGCCGACCCGGAGCGCATTCGCCGCAAGCTTGAAATTGGCCTGGATCAGGTTTTGGCCGATGAAGGTGCCGAACCGCTGAAGCTGGCCAATGACGGCTGA
- the yddG gene encoding aromatic amino acid exporter YddG: MSKSKATAIGFIAVLLWSLLALLTVGSAPTPPLLLNAICFSIGGTLGLIWTLASGQLGQLRRVSWKVYAFGTVGLFGYHALYFSALRLAPAAEAGLIAYLWPLLIVLFSGLLPGETLRRGHLIGAALGFAGAATIIAGGGTGFQMQFLPGYGLALLCALTWAGYSVISRLVGSAPTSSVAVFCCATAVASWGLHFAIEDTVWPIGVLGWSSTLLLGLGPVGLAFYVWDIGVKQGDIQMLGTSSYGAPLLSTLVLVMAGIAAPSWGLAAAAVLITLGAIIAARASTSLSRRKASDAAGKR; the protein is encoded by the coding sequence ATGAGTAAATCCAAAGCCACCGCGATCGGTTTCATCGCCGTTCTCCTGTGGTCGCTGCTGGCGCTGCTGACCGTCGGCTCGGCGCCAACGCCGCCGCTGCTCCTAAACGCCATCTGTTTTAGCATCGGCGGCACCCTTGGGTTGATCTGGACACTGGCCAGCGGCCAGTTGGGACAATTGCGCCGGGTGTCCTGGAAGGTCTACGCCTTTGGCACGGTTGGGCTGTTTGGCTATCACGCGCTGTATTTCTCGGCGCTGCGACTGGCCCCGGCGGCTGAGGCCGGGCTGATTGCCTATCTCTGGCCGCTGCTGATTGTGCTGTTTTCCGGCTTGCTGCCCGGCGAAACCCTGCGTCGCGGCCACCTGATCGGCGCGGCCCTGGGCTTTGCCGGCGCCGCCACCATCATCGCCGGTGGCGGCACCGGGTTTCAGATGCAGTTTCTGCCCGGCTATGGGCTGGCGCTGCTCTGTGCACTGACCTGGGCGGGCTATTCGGTGATCTCCAGACTGGTGGGATCGGCGCCGACCAGTTCAGTGGCGGTGTTCTGCTGCGCCACCGCGGTGGCCTCGTGGGGGCTGCATTTCGCCATCGAGGACACGGTCTGGCCGATTGGAGTGCTGGGCTGGAGCTCGACCCTGTTGCTGGGTCTGGGGCCGGTGGGACTAGCGTTTTATGTCTGGGATATTGGCGTCAAACAGGGCGACATTCAGATGCTGGGCACCAGTTCATACGGGGCACCGCTTTTGTCGACACTGGTTTTGGTCATGGCCGGGATTGCGGCGCCATCCTGGGGTCTGGCGGCGGCGGCGGTGCTGATCACCCTGGGCGCCATCATAGCGGCGCGGGCCAGCACATCCCTGTCCCGGCGCAAGGCATCCGACGCGGCGGGTAAGCGGTGA
- a CDS encoding acetyl-CoA C-acetyltransferase encodes MTNVVIASAARTAVGSFGGAFANTPAHDLGAAVLQAVVERAGVEKGEVSETILGQVLTAAQGQNPARQAHINAGLPVAASAWSLNQVCGSGLRAVALGAQHIMLGDAEIVAAGGQENMTLSPHAAHLRAGHKMGDMKYIDTMIRDGLWDAFNGYHMGQTAENVANQWQISREMQDEFAVASQNKAEAAQKAGRFADEITAFTVKHRKGDIVVDQDEYIRHGATMAAMQKLRPAFAKDGSVTAANASGLNDGAAATLLMSADNAEKRGITPLARIASYATVGLDPSIMGVGPVYASRKALEKAGWSVGDLDLVEANEAFAAQACAVNKEMGWDPEIVNVNGGAIAIGHPIGASGCRVLNTLLFEMQRRDAKKGLATLCIGGGMGVAICVERP; translated from the coding sequence ATGACCAATGTTGTAATCGCATCCGCCGCGCGTACCGCCGTCGGCAGCTTTGGCGGAGCCTTCGCCAACACCCCGGCCCACGATCTGGGGGCCGCTGTTCTGCAGGCCGTCGTCGAACGCGCCGGTGTCGAAAAAGGTGAAGTATCCGAGACCATTCTCGGTCAGGTGCTGACCGCTGCGCAGGGTCAGAACCCGGCTCGTCAGGCCCATATCAACGCTGGACTGCCGGTTGCGGCCTCAGCCTGGAGCCTGAACCAGGTTTGTGGTTCGGGATTGCGCGCTGTTGCCTTGGGTGCGCAGCACATCATGCTGGGGGATGCCGAGATCGTCGCCGCAGGTGGTCAGGAAAACATGACCCTGTCGCCCCATGCCGCGCATCTGCGGGCGGGCCACAAAATGGGCGACATGAAATACATCGACACCATGATCCGCGACGGATTGTGGGATGCGTTCAACGGCTACCACATGGGCCAGACCGCCGAAAACGTCGCCAACCAGTGGCAGATCTCACGCGAGATGCAGGACGAATTTGCAGTCGCCAGCCAGAACAAGGCCGAAGCGGCGCAGAAGGCTGGCAGGTTTGCTGATGAGATCACCGCCTTTACGGTGAAGCACCGCAAGGGCGACATTGTGGTCGATCAGGATGAATACATCCGCCACGGCGCCACCATGGCGGCGATGCAAAAACTGCGTCCGGCTTTTGCCAAGGACGGCTCGGTCACCGCCGCCAATGCCTCAGGCCTGAATGATGGCGCCGCGGCCACCCTGCTGATGTCCGCCGACAACGCTGAAAAGCGCGGCATCACACCGCTGGCGCGCATCGCCTCTTATGCCACCGTGGGTCTGGACCCCTCGATCATGGGCGTTGGCCCGGTCTACGCCTCACGCAAGGCGCTGGAGAAAGCCGGCTGGAGCGTCGGCGATCTGGATCTGGTAGAGGCCAACGAAGCCTTTGCCGCCCAGGCCTGTGCCGTGAACAAGGAAATGGGCTGGGATCCTGAGATCGTCAACGTCAACGGCGGTGCCATTGCCATTGGTCACCCGATCGGCGCTTCGGGCTGCCGGGTACTGAACACCCTGTTGTTCGAAATGCAGCGCCGCGACGCCAAAAAGGGTCTGGCCACCCTGTGCATCGGCGGCGGCATGGGTGTCGCAATCTGCGTTGAACGTCCCTAA
- a CDS encoding tRNA1(Val) (adenine(37)-N6)-methyltransferase, which produces MSDFNDSALTCNDFLGGKVRLWQPKDGYRAGVDPVLLAASVPARSNQRVLELGCGAGQVLLCLGARVPDLDLTGVELQPDYAQLARRNGVENGIDLAVVHCDLAGLPEDLRQRQFDHVLANPPYYSRGAHSPSPDAGRATALGEQTPLADWIAVAAKRLAPQGMLHMIQRIDRLPEMLIACDGRLGSIEVLPLAARVGRAPELLILRARKSGRAAFRLHAPLILHKGARHEGDGDSYQPCIAAILRKGAALEWPGGR; this is translated from the coding sequence ATGAGCGACTTCAACGACAGCGCCCTGACCTGCAACGATTTCCTAGGCGGTAAGGTCCGCTTGTGGCAGCCCAAGGATGGTTATCGCGCCGGGGTGGATCCGGTGTTGCTGGCGGCCAGCGTTCCGGCACGGTCCAATCAGCGGGTACTGGAGCTTGGCTGTGGGGCAGGGCAGGTGCTGCTCTGTCTTGGCGCGCGGGTGCCGGATCTGGACCTGACCGGGGTGGAGCTGCAGCCCGACTATGCCCAGCTGGCGCGGCGGAACGGCGTTGAAAACGGCATTGACCTCGCGGTGGTGCACTGTGATCTGGCCGGGCTGCCCGAGGATCTGCGGCAGCGCCAGTTTGACCATGTTCTGGCGAACCCTCCCTATTATTCCCGCGGGGCGCACAGCCCCTCACCCGATGCCGGACGGGCCACCGCCCTGGGCGAGCAGACGCCGCTGGCGGATTGGATCGCGGTGGCGGCAAAGCGGCTGGCGCCACAGGGCATGCTGCATATGATCCAGCGCATTGACCGGCTCCCCGAGATGCTGATCGCCTGCGACGGGCGGCTGGGCTCGATCGAAGTGCTGCCCTTGGCCGCGCGGGTGGGGCGGGCGCCTGAATTGCTGATTCTGCGGGCCCGCAAATCCGGCCGCGCCGCGTTTCGCCTGCACGCGCCGCTGATCCTGCACAAGGGCGCGCGGCACGAGGGGGATGGCGACAGTTATCAACCCTGTATTGCAGCCATTCTGCGCAAGGGTGCAGCGCTGGAATGGCCGGGCGGGCGGTAG
- a CDS encoding YdcH family protein, which produces MSLSSHLVELKKKHVTLSDEVEYAQRAPSTDGLQIAEMKKQKLKLKEEIERLSSVELT; this is translated from the coding sequence ATGAGCCTCAGCTCACATCTGGTTGAACTGAAAAAGAAGCATGTGACCCTAAGTGATGAAGTGGAATACGCGCAACGCGCACCCAGCACGGACGGGCTCCAAATCGCCGAGATGAAAAAGCAAAAGCTGAAACTCAAGGAAGAAATCGAACGTTTATCGAGCGTCGAACTGACCTAG
- a CDS encoding transcriptional regulator GcvA, producing MSNRLPPLTALRAFDAAARHMSFALAAAELHVTPAALSFQIKSLEEHLGQPLFLRKNRMVELTEAGRSLAPGAAEGFQSLSTAWAATRRLQDNTNLTVTAGPALTAKWFAPRLYEFARAHPEIDLRFSATLRQMDLARDDVDVAIRFGEGADDGLYSVPVSKEWLTPAMSPELAEQFPTPESLMKARLIYDDSIGFLRPPCDWPTWFRAVGLDHTPVHGTHFSNADHAVDAAIAGVGVVLGRRAMIVKDLADGRLVAPFKVAIETQGRFRFLCLPGAETRPQIAAFRDWFFAEIEKTVHISDHFTIIPVEDIPPL from the coding sequence ATGTCGAACCGTCTCCCACCGCTCACCGCCCTGCGCGCCTTTGATGCCGCTGCCCGCCATATGTCGTTCGCGCTGGCGGCGGCTGAATTGCACGTCACCCCGGCGGCGCTGTCGTTTCAGATCAAATCGCTGGAGGAGCATCTGGGTCAGCCGCTGTTTCTCCGCAAGAACCGCATGGTCGAGCTGACCGAGGCCGGGCGCAGCCTGGCCCCCGGCGCGGCGGAAGGCTTTCAATCACTGTCAACCGCCTGGGCTGCGACGCGACGTTTGCAGGACAATACCAATCTGACCGTCACTGCCGGCCCGGCGCTGACGGCAAAGTGGTTTGCCCCCCGATTATACGAATTTGCCCGCGCCCACCCAGAGATCGACCTGCGGTTCTCGGCCACTCTGCGCCAGATGGATCTGGCGCGGGACGATGTCGATGTGGCGATCCGCTTTGGCGAGGGCGCTGACGACGGTCTTTACAGCGTACCGGTCAGCAAGGAATGGCTGACACCTGCGATGTCGCCGGAATTGGCCGAGCAATTTCCAACCCCCGAAAGCCTGATGAAGGCCCGGCTGATCTATGACGATTCGATTGGCTTTCTACGTCCGCCCTGTGATTGGCCAACATGGTTCAGGGCGGTGGGGCTTGACCATACTCCGGTCCATGGCACTCATTTTTCCAATGCCGACCACGCGGTTGATGCTGCGATTGCCGGGGTTGGTGTGGTGTTGGGACGGCGCGCGATGATCGTCAAGGATCTGGCCGATGGCCGTCTGGTCGCCCCCTTCAAGGTCGCGATTGAAACCCAGGGGCGGTTCCGCTTCCTGTGCCTGCCTGGGGCCGAAACACGGCCACAGATCGCCGCATTTCGCGATTGGTTCTTTGCCGAGATTGAAAAAACTGTTCATATCTCGGATCACTTCACCATCATCCCAGTTGAGGACATCCCTCCCCTATGA
- a CDS encoding polyprenyl synthetase family protein — protein sequence MNQSLAQKPHEQLAATLSGEMDAVNELIRTRMASKHAPRIPEVTAHLVEAGGKRLRPMLTLAAAKLCGYDGVHHLKLAATVEFIHTATLLHDDVVDESGQRRGRPTANLLWDNKSSVLVGDYLFSRSFQLMVETGSLRVLDILANASATIAEGEVLQMTAAQDLNTGEDIYLQVVRGKTAALFSAATEVGGVIAGADEAQVKALFTYGDALGIAFQIADDLLDYQGDAKATGKNVGDDFRERKLTLPVIKAVAQATQEERDFWKRTIEKGRQKDGDLEHAMALMGKYDTLTATRNDAYGWATKAKDALRVLPDHPIRQMLHDLADYVVERLN from the coding sequence ATGAACCAGAGTTTGGCACAGAAACCGCACGAACAATTGGCGGCCACCTTGAGCGGTGAAATGGATGCAGTGAATGAGCTGATCCGCACCCGAATGGCCTCGAAGCACGCGCCACGCATTCCTGAGGTCACCGCGCATCTGGTAGAGGCCGGCGGAAAACGGCTGCGGCCGATGCTGACCTTGGCTGCGGCCAAGCTGTGCGGATATGACGGGGTGCATCACCTGAAACTGGCCGCCACGGTTGAGTTTATTCACACCGCCACCCTGTTGCATGACGATGTGGTTGATGAAAGCGGCCAGCGCCGTGGCCGTCCCACTGCCAACCTGCTGTGGGACAACAAATCATCGGTCTTGGTCGGCGACTACCTGTTTTCCCGCAGCTTTCAGTTGATGGTCGAGACCGGCAGCCTGCGGGTGCTGGACATTCTCGCCAATGCCTCGGCCACCATTGCCGAGGGCGAAGTGCTGCAGATGACTGCGGCGCAGGACCTGAACACCGGCGAAGACATCTATCTGCAAGTGGTGCGCGGCAAGACGGCGGCGCTGTTCTCGGCTGCCACCGAAGTTGGCGGCGTGATTGCCGGTGCGGATGAAGCGCAGGTCAAGGCGCTGTTCACCTATGGCGATGCGCTGGGGATCGCCTTTCAGATTGCCGATGACCTGCTGGATTATCAGGGCGATGCCAAGGCCACCGGCAAGAACGTCGGCGATGATTTCCGCGAGCGCAAGCTGACCTTGCCGGTGATCAAGGCGGTGGCGCAGGCCACGCAAGAAGAGCGTGATTTCTGGAAGCGCACCATCGAGAAAGGTCGCCAAAAGGACGGTGATCTGGAGCATGCGATGGCGCTGATGGGGAAATACGACACCCTGACGGCAACCCGGAATGATGCCTATGGCTGGGCCACCAAGGCCAAGGATGCCTTGCGGGTTTTGCCGGATCATCCGATCCGTCAGATGCTGCATGATCTGGCGGATTATGTGGTCGAACGGTTGAACTGA
- the phbB gene encoding acetoacetyl-CoA reductase has product MARTALVTGGTRGIGAAISQALKAEGYSVAATYAGNDQAAAVFTEETGIKAYKWNVADYADSKAGISQVETDLGPIDIVVANAGITRDAPFHKMTPEQWTEVVDTNLTGVFNTVHPIWPGMRQRKFGRVIVISSINGQKGQFAQVNYAATKAGDLGIVKSLAHEGARAGITANAICPGYIATEMVMAVPEKVRDSIISQIPTGRLGEPEEIARCVVFLASEDSGFINGSTISANGAQFFA; this is encoded by the coding sequence ATGGCACGAACAGCTCTCGTCACCGGCGGCACACGCGGCATCGGCGCAGCAATTTCACAGGCGCTAAAGGCCGAAGGCTATAGCGTCGCCGCCACCTATGCCGGCAATGACCAAGCCGCAGCCGTCTTTACCGAAGAGACCGGCATCAAGGCGTATAAATGGAATGTTGCCGACTACGCGGACAGCAAAGCGGGAATATCCCAGGTCGAGACCGATCTGGGGCCGATTGACATTGTGGTCGCCAATGCCGGCATCACCCGCGATGCGCCGTTCCACAAGATGACACCTGAACAGTGGACCGAGGTGGTCGACACCAATCTGACCGGCGTGTTCAACACCGTTCACCCGATCTGGCCCGGCATGCGGCAGCGCAAGTTTGGTCGGGTTATCGTGATCAGCTCGATCAACGGCCAGAAAGGCCAGTTTGCCCAAGTCAACTATGCCGCAACCAAAGCCGGTGATCTGGGAATCGTCAAATCGCTGGCCCACGAAGGCGCCCGCGCAGGCATCACCGCCAATGCCATCTGCCCGGGCTACATCGCCACCGAAATGGTGATGGCGGTGCCCGAGAAAGTACGCGACAGCATCATCTCACAGATCCCCACCGGTCGTCTGGGTGAACCCGAAGAGATCGCCCGCTGTGTTGTCTTCCTGGCCTCGGAGGATTCGGGGTTTATCAACGGCTCGACCATCTCGGCCAATGGTGCCCAGTTCTTCGCTTAA
- a CDS encoding pentapeptide repeat-containing protein, whose product MDLRAALRDTIERDNGCAGQDLSGFDFERINGAEELSFRDCIIRDSHIKGEMLAASIWSNCRFINCQFIGADLSDARFDGSVFFEGATTRATAFRYCDLGRARFANCNMALVKINGCEAYDVAFEDCQMRGLDLDNTKLVQSAGKRRFASARFKACQLADAIFDKLDLTSCSFEACDLSYATFQQSRLVNAVMRDCNLQSIETTDANFAGADLRGSDLHGFRLTGLKSHAGMRVSAGQQHHLLTGLGIDVTPDGG is encoded by the coding sequence TTGGATTTGAGGGCGGCGCTGCGAGACACGATTGAACGCGACAATGGCTGCGCCGGTCAGGACCTCTCCGGCTTTGACTTTGAGCGGATCAATGGCGCGGAGGAGCTATCGTTTCGCGACTGCATCATCCGCGACAGCCACATCAAGGGGGAGATGTTGGCCGCCAGCATCTGGAGCAACTGCAGGTTCATCAACTGTCAGTTTATTGGCGCCGATCTGAGCGATGCGCGGTTTGACGGATCGGTGTTCTTTGAGGGGGCGACCACCCGTGCCACCGCGTTTCGCTATTGCGATCTGGGGCGAGCGCGTTTTGCAAACTGCAATATGGCGCTGGTCAAAATAAATGGCTGCGAGGCCTATGATGTGGCCTTTGAAGACTGCCAGATGCGGGGGCTGGATCTGGACAACACCAAGCTGGTGCAGAGTGCGGGCAAGCGAAGGTTCGCCAGCGCCCGCTTCAAGGCCTGCCAGTTGGCGGACGCCATATTTGACAAACTGGACCTGACCTCCTGTTCCTTTGAAGCCTGTGATCTGTCTTATGCGACGTTCCAGCAATCGCGGCTGGTCAATGCCGTGATGCGCGACTGCAACCTGCAGAGCATTGAGACAACGGATGCGAATTTCGCCGGGGCGGATCTGCGCGGCAGTGATCTGCACGGGTTCAGGCTGACCGGCCTGAAGAGCCATGCCGGCATGAGAGTCTCGGCGGGGCAGCAACATCATTTGCTGACCGGCCTTGGCATCGATGTCACTCCGGATGGCGGTTGA
- a CDS encoding 4-(cytidine 5'-diphospho)-2-C-methyl-D-erythritol kinase, protein MTAEAFAPAKINLTLHVTGQRPDGYHLLDSLVVFADVGDRLWLTPGDQLSIDVSGEFAEGVPTDHRNLVWQAATGAGWSGRIQLDKALPHGAGIGGGSSDAASVLKTLAIQGLPTAKEFHLSLGADVPVCMAAQASRMQGIGDQISRVALPKLPALLVNPGVPVPTGAVFSALAWRDNPPMPSNIPEFSSAQDCAAWLSEQRNDMHVPAAAIAPQIDQVLSEMKCTGNMLLARMSGSGATCFALYPTMIAAHRAAYDIGAANSDWWCVATELS, encoded by the coding sequence ATGACGGCTGAGGCCTTTGCCCCCGCCAAGATCAACCTGACTCTGCATGTGACCGGCCAGCGCCCGGACGGCTATCATCTGCTCGACAGTTTGGTGGTGTTTGCCGATGTCGGGGACCGTCTTTGGCTAACACCGGGCGACCAGCTCTCGATTGATGTGTCTGGCGAATTTGCCGAGGGCGTGCCCACCGATCACCGCAATCTGGTCTGGCAGGCCGCGACAGGGGCGGGGTGGTCCGGGCGCATCCAGCTGGATAAGGCCTTGCCGCATGGGGCCGGCATTGGTGGCGGCTCATCTGACGCCGCGTCCGTGCTAAAAACACTTGCCATTCAGGGTCTTCCAACAGCCAAAGAGTTTCACCTCTCTCTGGGGGCGGATGTGCCCGTTTGTATGGCGGCACAGGCGTCGCGCATGCAAGGAATTGGCGATCAGATCAGCCGTGTTGCACTGCCCAAACTCCCGGCGCTTCTGGTGAACCCCGGCGTCCCTGTGCCAACTGGCGCTGTCTTTTCTGCACTGGCCTGGCGTGACAACCCGCCAATGCCGTCTAATATCCCCGAATTTTCCAGCGCACAGGATTGTGCCGCGTGGCTGTCCGAACAGCGCAACGACATGCATGTCCCAGCAGCGGCGATTGCCCCTCAAATCGACCAAGTGCTGTCTGAAATGAAGTGCACCGGCAATATGCTGTTGGCGCGGATGTCAGGCTCTGGGGCCACATGCTTTGCCCTGTATCCCACTATGATAGCCGCCCACCGTGCAGCTTACGATATCGGTGCCGCGAACTCTGATTGGTGGTGCGTCGCAACTGAACTGAGCTAG
- a CDS encoding putative signal transducing protein: MKELLRSTDPTIMAFASALLQGEDIDCFQLDVNMSILEGGIGIFPRRLMVRLDDHAAAERVMTDNEIPLGK; this comes from the coding sequence ATGAAGGAACTTTTGCGCAGCACCGACCCAACCATCATGGCCTTTGCCTCTGCCCTTCTTCAGGGGGAGGATATAGACTGCTTTCAGCTCGACGTAAATATGAGCATTCTTGAGGGAGGCATCGGAATTTTCCCGCGTCGTCTGATGGTTCGCCTTGATGATCACGCCGCCGCTGAGCGGGTGATGACTGACAATGAAATTCCTTTGGGCAAATGA
- a CDS encoding EAL domain-containing protein, translating to MPEGSDNPLNAAVLGRDQSTLSMVEDAVAHNQTMLAYQPVMQALPPHEPAFYEGYIRVLDATGRVIPAREFMPVVEDKELGRVLDCLALEHGFKALSRSPDIRLSINMSARSIGYNRWMRVVERYMKKDATLGERLVLEISEASAMAAPELVVDFMGRMQEHGIAFALDNFGAGTSVIKYFRDFFFDAVKIDGQFIRGVHANHDNQAMTRALVSVAKQFDMLVVAESVENREDAEFLVSIGVDCLQGFLFGAPSVSPPWIDELKQRTRA from the coding sequence ATGCCCGAAGGGTCAGACAACCCGCTGAACGCAGCCGTATTGGGCCGCGATCAATCGACGCTCAGCATGGTGGAAGACGCAGTCGCGCACAACCAGACCATGCTGGCCTATCAACCGGTCATGCAGGCGTTACCGCCGCATGAGCCGGCCTTTTACGAAGGATATATCCGGGTGCTGGACGCCACCGGCCGGGTGATTCCCGCGCGCGAATTCATGCCGGTGGTGGAAGACAAGGAACTGGGCCGGGTGCTGGATTGTCTGGCGCTTGAACATGGGTTCAAGGCACTATCGCGCAGTCCCGACATCCGCCTGTCGATCAATATGTCTGCCCGCTCTATCGGCTATAATCGCTGGATGCGGGTGGTGGAACGGTACATGAAAAAAGACGCCACGCTGGGGGAACGGCTGGTGCTGGAAATATCCGAGGCCTCGGCGATGGCGGCGCCGGAACTGGTGGTCGATTTCATGGGGCGGATGCAGGAACATGGCATCGCCTTTGCGCTCGACAATTTTGGCGCCGGCACTTCGGTGATCAAATACTTCCGCGACTTCTTTTTTGATGCGGTCAAGATTGACGGCCAGTTCATTCGCGGCGTGCATGCCAATCATGACAATCAGGCGATGACCCGGGCGCTGGTGTCGGTGGCCAAACAGTTCGATATGCTGGTGGTGGCTGAATCCGTCGAAAACCGCGAGGACGCGGAGTTTCTGGTGTCGATCGGTGTTGACTGCCTACAGGGATTTCTATTCGGCGCGCCGTCGGTCAGCCCGCCCTGGATCGACGAGTTGAAACAGCGCACCCGCGCCTGA